CTCATTCTGGCTGTCCTCATTCTGAGTGCACGCTCGAAACTGGTGGCGAGTGGCCATGTCACGATCGCGATCAATGATAAGAAATTTATCGAGACACCGATCGGGGGCAAGTTGCTCAATGCGCTGGGCGACGCCAAGATTTTTGTCAGTTCCGCCTGTGGTGGCGGCGGGACCTGCGGCGTGTGCCGGGTCAAGGTCTTCGAAGGGGGTGGTGGGATTCTGCCGACAGAAACCTCGCATATCAACAAGCGTGAAGCGCGCGAGGGCTACCGTCTCTCCTGCCAGGTGGCGGTCAAGCAGAACATGAAGATCGAGATTCCCGATGAGATATTCGGCGTCAAGAAATGGCAATGTACCGTGCGCTCCAACCGCAATGTCGCCACCTTTATCAAAGAACTGGTCCTGGAGCTTCCCCAGGGCGAACATGTCGATTTCCGTGCCGGTGGGTACATCCAGGTTTTCTGCCCTCCGTATAAGCACTCGTTTGAGCAGTTTGATATCGAGGAGAGATTTCGCAGCGACTGGGACCGGCTGAACCTCTGGAATCTTGTTTCGAAGGTCAATGAGCCCCTCGAGCGAGCCTACTCCATGGCCAATTACCCGGAGGAACGTGGCATCATTATGCTCAATATTCGCATCGCCACACCGCCACCGCGCACGCAGAATGTGCCGCCTGGTAAGATGTCATCCTACCTCTTCGGACTGAAACCGGGCGACAAGGTTACCATTTCTGGGCCGTTCGGCGAGTTCTTTGCGCGTGACACCGACAACGAGATGGTATTCATCGGTGGTGGTGCAGGGATGGCGCCCATGCGTTCACATATTTTTGACCAGCTGGGTCGCCTCAAGACCACCCGCAAGATGTCATTCTGGTACGGGGCCCGATCGAAACGCGAAATGTTCTATGTCGACGATTTCGACAAGCTGGCTGCCGCGCACGACAACTTCGAGTGGCATGTCGCCCTTTCCGACGCGCTCCCTGAGGACCAGTGGACCGGCTATACCGGCTTCATTCATAACGTACTCCATAATGAATATCTGAAGACCCATCCCGCGCCAGAGGACTGTGAGTACTACCTCTGCGGACCACCGATGATGAATGCCGCCGTGATCAAGATGCTGTTGGATCTGGGTGTCGAGCGAGAAAACATCATGCTCGATGACTTCGGAGGATGACGATTCTATGCATCCATCCGTTCCACGCCCCCGTGCGCTGATGGCCTTGGTCGCTCTGCTGGCCGCTGGTGCAGGATTGGGCCTGCTGCGCCCTGATCCGCCTGCCGCTGAGCTGCATATGAGCGGCCATACGATGGGGACCACCTATACCGTGAAATACCGAGCGACCCAGGATACACCGCCGCTGAAGGCGATGCAGAGCGATGTGGACGCCTTGTTGGCCGAGATCAATCACACCATGTCCACCTATGAGCCGGAATCGGAACTGTCGCGCTTTAACCGTCTGCGCACCACCGACTGGGTACCCGCATCCGCATCGCTCCGTGGCGTGCTTAACGCCGCGCTAGAGATCGGCACCCAGAGCGAAGGGGCGTTTGACATCACGGTGGGCCCCCTGGTCAATCTCTGGGGATTCGGGCCCGAGGTTCATCCAGACCGTATCCCGCTTGAAGCCGACATCGCCGCTGCGCGCACTCGCAGCGGTCTCGATAAAGTCTCGGTCAGTGAGACTCCACAAGCGATACGCAAGCACCGCCCTGATGTCTTCCTAGATCTTTCCGGAATTGCTAAGGGCTACGGGGTGGACCGAGTTGCTGAACTCATGACCGCACATGGTATTGACCATTACATGGTCGAGATCGGTGGTGAGATACGGGTACGTGGTCACAAGGAGCACGAGACACCCTGGCGGATCGCGATTGAGAAACCGTTGTCGGGCGAACGTTCAGTGCAAACCATGCTGGCGCTCAGTGACATCGCCCTCGCCACCTCGGGCAATTATCGGAACTTTTTTGAAATCGACGGGCGACGCTATTCCCATACCATCGATCCCACCACCGGCCGGCCGGTTGATCATCATCTGGCATCGGTGACGGTACTGGCGGAGACCAGCATGCGAGCTGATGCCTGGGCTACCGCGTTTCAGGTACTAGGGCCCGAGCGTGGTATGGCCATAGCCGAGCGGCTCCATCTTCCCGTCCTCTTCGTCATCGAACATGATGGGCAATTTGAGGAACGTGTCTGCTGTGGCTTCCAACAGTACCGGAAACAGGAGCTGTCATGACAATTTTTATGGTGACCTTTCTCGTCATGGGTATTGCGATCCTGGCTATGGCGGTGGGTGTCCTACTCGGTCGCCGCCCGATCGGAGGCAGTTGTGGCGGCCTTGAACGCCTTGGTCTGGAGTGCGATGCCGGCTGCGACAAACCCTGCCCGGAACGTCTCGCCCGTCAGCAGTCACAAAACAGAACGTAGTACGTGGCGCTCCGAAACACTCTCGTGATGACTCTGCAGATCAACTCCTGTAACTAGCCAACGATGATGATCCTCGAAAGGATGGTCGCGTGTGAACCACTCTTCCCTCTTGTTCATGCTCTTTCTGTGTCTTCGGTGTAGCACCAGCCGTGTCTCCCAAGTGGGTCTTGGGACTGCGTTCATCGTCCTCGGGCTGCCGTTTCTCGCCTTCGCCGAAACCGAATCACACGCAGGGATCGACTTGACCACCGCCCCAGTGGGGTATTTTGCGCTGTGCATCTTTGTCCTGGCGTATGCGCTGGTCATGTCCGAAGAGTTTACTCACCTCAAGAAGTCCAAACCTGTGATTTTGGCTGCCGGCATCATTTGGGGGGCCATCAGCCTGGCGTCTCCCGATAGTCAGGCTGAGTTTGTTGAAAACGCCTTCCGGCACAATCTGATGGAATACGCAGAACTGATGCTGTTCTTGCTGGTCGCCATGACCTACATCAACGCTCTCGACGAACGACTCGTGTTTGAGGCGATCCGGGCATGGCTGGTTCGTAAAGGGTTCAGCTACCGGCAACTCTTCTGGATCACCGGGATCCTGGCGTTTTTTATTTCGGCGGTGGCGGACAATCTGACCACCGCCCTCTTAATGTGTGCCGTCGTCATGGCGGTGGGAGCCCACAGTCCACACTTCGTCAGTCTTGCTTGCATCAATATTGTGGTGGCGGCCAATGCGGGTGGAGCGTTCAGCCCCTTCGGCGATATCACGACCCTGATGGTGTGGCAAAAGGGGCTCCTGGAGTTCTTTGACTTTTTTCAGCTGTTTATCCCCTCAGCCGTGAACTTCCTTGTGCCTGCTGCGATCATGCATTATGCCGTCCCTCGAATGTCCCCGCCGCCGTCTTCTGATACGGTCCGGATGAAAGTCGGAGCCAAACGTATTATTGGGTTATTTTTTCTCACGATTTGTACCGCAGTCAGTTTTCACAATTTTCTGCATCTGCCCCCAGTCCTCGGAATGATGACCGGCTTTGCGTATCTGGGATTATTTGGCCATTACCTGAGCCGGAAGCGACACCATGCCTCCCCCTACAAGAAAGGGGAGATCGGAGACGTCGTTCCGTTCGATGTGTTTCAGAAGGTTGCCCGAGCGGAGTGGGACACGCTGTTATTCTTCTATGGAGTCGTCATGTGCGTCGGCGGGCTCGGCCATATCGGCTATATGGCCTTGGCCTCCCACGTGCTCTACTCCCAGTGGGGTCCCACCTTCGCCAACATCACGATCGGGCTTTTATCGGCGATTGTCGACAACATCCCGATCATGTTCGCAGTGCTGACGATGAACCCGGCCATTTCCGAGGGCCAATGGTTGCTCGTGACGCTGACCGCTGGGGTTGGGGGCAGCCTTCTCTCCATCGGCTCGGCGGCCGGGGTCGCGTTGATGGGGCAGGCGAAAGGGAAGTATACGTTCTTTAGTCATCTCAAATGGGCGCCGGCGATTGCGCTGGGATATGGCGCGAGCATTCTCGTGCACATGTGGATCAATGCGCATACGTTCTGAACGGGAAGATCTTTGAAGAAGCAAGTCGCTCCATATCGACCCGATACCGCCTGCGGCACAAGCCCCACGCCTCGACAGCCAGTACTGAAAGAAAGAATTCGGGTACATGATGGATTGCAGCCTATGCGTGCAACCAACTTCACTTCTTCAGACATTTCTCTTGTCGTCCTCCCTGACCACACGAGATCGCAGGGAGTTCAGAAAGTTTGCCTTGATTTTCACGCATCTGCCTGTGTAGCTTGTTATTTTCTTGAGATGGCCGGTGTATCTGGGTAGTCCGACTGTGACCTCGCACGACGATCTCTGGATCTGCTATTCAGCGGCACGCTAACGGTTCCTATCCGACCATTCCGGATCCACCGTGAAGATGAATCAGCCAACGAGGATGATCCTCGAAAGGACGGTCCTGCGTGAATAGTTCTTCTCTCTTTGTCATGCTTTTTCGTTGCCTGCGGTGGAGAGCTCGTCGTGTCTTCCAAGTTAGTCTCGGTACCGCGTTCATCGTTTTCGGGCTGCCGTTTCTCGCCTTCGCCGAAACTGAATCCCACACCCTGATTGATTTGACCACTGCACCAGTTGGGTTTTTCGCACTGTGCATCTTTGTCCTAGCGTATGCGCTGGTCATGTCCGAAGAGTTTACTCACCTCAAGAAGTCCAAACCCGTGATTTTGGCTGCCGGCATCATTTGGGGGGCGATCGCTCTCGCGTATCCGCAAGGCCAAAGCGAACTAGTTGAACATGCCTTCCGGCACAATCTGATGGAATACGCAGAACTGATGCTGTTCTTGCTGGTCGCTATGACCTACATCAACGCCCTCGATGAACGACTCGTGTTTGAGGCGATCCGGGCATGGCTGGTTCGTAAAGGGTTCAGCTACCGGCAACTCTTCTGGATCACGGGGATCCTGGCATTTTTCATTTCACCGGTGGCGGACAATCTGACCACCGCCCTCTTAATGTGTGCCGTCGTCATGGCGGTGGGAGCCCACAGCCCAAAATTTGTCAATTTATCGTGCATCAATATTGTGGTGGCAGCCAATGCGGGTGGAGCGTTCAGCCCCTTCGGCGATATCACGACCCTGATGGTGTGGCAAAAGGGGCTCCTGGAGTTCTTTGACTTTTTTCAGCTGTTTATCCCCTCAGCCGTGAACTTCCTTGTGCCTGCTGCGATCATGCATTATGCCGTCCCTCGAATATCTCCGCCGCCGTCCTCCGAAAGGGTTCACATGAAGATCGGAGCCAAACGTATTATTGGGTTATTTTTTCTCACGATTTGTACCGCAGTCAGTTTTCACAATTTTCTGCATCTGCCCCCAGTCCTCGGAATGATGACCGGCTTTGCGTATCTGGGATTATTTGGCCATTACCTGAGCCGGAAGCGACACCATGCCTCCCCCTACAAGAAAGGGGAGATCGGAGACGTCGTTCCGTTCGATGTGTTTCAGAAGGTTGCCCGAGCGGAGTGGGACACGCTGTTATTCTTCTATGGAGTCGTCATGTGCGTCGGCGGGCTCGGCCATATCGGCTATATGGCCTTGGCCTCCCACGTGCTCTATTTCGAGTGGGGTCCCACCTTCGCCAATGTCATGGTTGGATTTTTATCGGCGGTCGTCGACAACATCCCGATCATGTTCGCAGTGCTGACGATGAACCCGGCCATTTCCGAGGGCCAATGGTTGCTCGTGACGCTGACCGCTGGGGTTGGGGGCAGCCTTCTCTCCATCGGCTCGGCCGCGGGGGTCGCGTTGATGGGGCAGGCCAAAGG
The sequence above is drawn from the Nitrospira sp. genome and encodes:
- the nqrM gene encoding (Na+)-NQR maturation NqrM, encoding MTIFMVTFLVMGIAILAMAVGVLLGRRPIGGSCGGLERLGLECDAGCDKPCPERLARQQSQNRT
- the nhaD gene encoding sodium:proton antiporter NhaD, with translation MLFRCLRWRARRVFQVSLGTAFIVFGLPFLAFAETESHTLIDLTTAPVGFFALCIFVLAYALVMSEEFTHLKKSKPVILAAGIIWGAIALAYPQGQSELVEHAFRHNLMEYAELMLFLLVAMTYINALDERLVFEAIRAWLVRKGFSYRQLFWITGILAFFISPVADNLTTALLMCAVVMAVGAHSPKFVNLSCINIVVAANAGGAFSPFGDITTLMVWQKGLLEFFDFFQLFIPSAVNFLVPAAIMHYAVPRISPPPSSERVHMKIGAKRIIGLFFLTICTAVSFHNFLHLPPVLGMMTGFAYLGLFGHYLSRKRHHASPYKKGEIGDVVPFDVFQKVARAEWDTLLFFYGVVMCVGGLGHIGYMALASHVLYFEWGPTFANVMVGFLSAVVDNIPIMFAVLTMNPAISEGQWLLVTLTAGVGGSLLSIGSAAGVALMGQAKGKYTFFSHLKWAPAIALGYGASILVHMWINAHTF
- the nhaD gene encoding sodium:proton antiporter NhaD, which gives rise to MLFLCLRCSTSRVSQVGLGTAFIVLGLPFLAFAETESHAGIDLTTAPVGYFALCIFVLAYALVMSEEFTHLKKSKPVILAAGIIWGAISLASPDSQAEFVENAFRHNLMEYAELMLFLLVAMTYINALDERLVFEAIRAWLVRKGFSYRQLFWITGILAFFISAVADNLTTALLMCAVVMAVGAHSPHFVSLACINIVVAANAGGAFSPFGDITTLMVWQKGLLEFFDFFQLFIPSAVNFLVPAAIMHYAVPRMSPPPSSDTVRMKVGAKRIIGLFFLTICTAVSFHNFLHLPPVLGMMTGFAYLGLFGHYLSRKRHHASPYKKGEIGDVVPFDVFQKVARAEWDTLLFFYGVVMCVGGLGHIGYMALASHVLYSQWGPTFANITIGLLSAIVDNIPIMFAVLTMNPAISEGQWLLVTLTAGVGGSLLSIGSAAGVALMGQAKGKYTFFSHLKWAPAIALGYGASILVHMWINAHTF
- a CDS encoding NADH:ubiquinone reductase (Na(+)-transporting) subunit F, whose translation is MIEILLGVGFFTGIVLILAVLILSARSKLVASGHVTIAINDKKFIETPIGGKLLNALGDAKIFVSSACGGGGTCGVCRVKVFEGGGGILPTETSHINKREAREGYRLSCQVAVKQNMKIEIPDEIFGVKKWQCTVRSNRNVATFIKELVLELPQGEHVDFRAGGYIQVFCPPYKHSFEQFDIEERFRSDWDRLNLWNLVSKVNEPLERAYSMANYPEERGIIMLNIRIATPPPRTQNVPPGKMSSYLFGLKPGDKVTISGPFGEFFARDTDNEMVFIGGGAGMAPMRSHIFDQLGRLKTTRKMSFWYGARSKREMFYVDDFDKLAAAHDNFEWHVALSDALPEDQWTGYTGFIHNVLHNEYLKTHPAPEDCEYYLCGPPMMNAAVIKMLLDLGVERENIMLDDFGG
- a CDS encoding FAD:protein FMN transferase, giving the protein MALVALLAAGAGLGLLRPDPPAAELHMSGHTMGTTYTVKYRATQDTPPLKAMQSDVDALLAEINHTMSTYEPESELSRFNRLRTTDWVPASASLRGVLNAALEIGTQSEGAFDITVGPLVNLWGFGPEVHPDRIPLEADIAAARTRSGLDKVSVSETPQAIRKHRPDVFLDLSGIAKGYGVDRVAELMTAHGIDHYMVEIGGEIRVRGHKEHETPWRIAIEKPLSGERSVQTMLALSDIALATSGNYRNFFEIDGRRYSHTIDPTTGRPVDHHLASVTVLAETSMRADAWATAFQVLGPERGMAIAERLHLPVLFVIEHDGQFEERVCCGFQQYRKQELS